The DNA sequence CCGCGTACACCTGCGCGGTGGTGGCGAGGTAGAAGTCCAGCAGCCGGGCCAGGGCGGCGTCCCGCTCCGCGCTTCGCTGGTCGCGCTCCGCGCAGTCACGTGCGTAGAGCCGCACGAGGTCGTGGTAGCGGTAACGGCCGGGGGCGGCGGACTCCAGCAGAGAGGTGTCCACGAGGGACTCCAGCAACTCCTCGGCCGCGAAGGTTTCCATGTCGAGCAGGACGGCCGCGGCCGCCAGGGAGATGTCCGGGCCGTCGGCGAGGCCCAGCAGCCGGAAGGCCCGAGCCTGCTGGGGCTCGAGTTGTCCGTACCCCAGCTCGAAGGTGGCCTTGACCGCCAGGTCGCCGGCGCGCAGCTCGTCCAGCCGGCGGCGCTCGTTGCCGAGCCTGTGCGCCAAGGCGGCCACGGTCCAGGTGCGGCGGGCGGCGAGGCGCGAGGCGGCGATGCGGATGGCCAGCGGCAGGAAGCCGCAGGCGGCCACCACGTCCATGGCCGCCTCCCGTTCGGCGTCGACCCTTTCCGCGCCGACTATGCGGGTGAAGAGAACGAGTGCCTCGTCGGGGCTCATCACATCGAGGTCGACCAACTGGGCGCTCTCCAGGTCGACCATGCGGGTACGGCTGGTGACCAGCGCGGCGCAGCCCTCCGTACCAGGGAGCAGCGGCCGTACCTGGGCCGCGTCGCGGGCGTTGTCGAGAAGCGCCAGTACGCGACGGCCGTCCAGGGTCGAGCGGTAGAGGGCGGCGCGCTCGTCGACGCCGTCGGGGATCGACGAGTCCGGGATGCCCAAGGCGCGCAGGAAGGCGCCCAGGACCGCCTCCGGTTCGGCCGGGACCGGGCCCGCTCCCTGGAGGTCCACGTACAGTTGCCCGTCCGGGAAGTGATGGCGGGCGGCGTGTGCCACGTGGACCGCGAGCGTCGTCTTCCCCACGCCGCCGATCCCGGCCACGGCTGACACGGCCATGACACGCCCCTCGGCCGTGGCGAGCTGGTCGCTCAGCTCATGGACAAAAGCCGTGCGCCCGGTGAAGTCCGAGACGGTGGCGGGGAGTTGGGCGGGGCGTACGAAGGTGGGGCCGGCGTCGGCGCGGAACTCCACCGGAAGAGCCAGGCCGGCGTCGGCCCGCAGTATGCGCTGGTGCAGTTCGGACAGTGCCGCGCAGGGGTCCACGCCCAGCTCATCGGCCAGGAGCCGACGGGTGTCGTTGTACACCGCCAGGGCCTCGGCCTGCCGGCCACTGCGGTACAGCGCCAGCATCAGCAGCTCCCGCAGCCGTTCCCGCAGCGGGTGCAGGGCGGTCAGCGCGGTCAGCTCGGAGACCGCTTCGGTGTGGAGGCCGACGCTCAGGTCCAGGTCGAGCCGGTTCTCGATGAGCACGAGGTGGCGCTCCGCGAGCCGGGCGCGCTGGGTTTCCGCGTACTGCCCCGGTACGCCGGCGAGGGGCTCGCCTTGCCACAGGTCCAGCGCCTGGTTGATCAACTCACGTGCCCGTGCGCGGTCGCCCGAGTGCTGGGCCTTCTCCGCCTCGGCGGCCAGCTGTTCGGCCACGTCGATGTCCAGTGACCCGGCCCCGGAGCGGATCGCGTAGCCCCCGGACTCGCTGACGAGCACATCGGAGTCGGCTCCGAAGGCCTTTCGGAGCCGTGAGGCGTAGGTGCGCAGCGCGGCGATGGCGGCGTCGGGCGGGTCGTCGCCCCACAGGCCGTCGACCAGCTCCGGGGCGGTCGCGGTGCGTCCGCCGCGCAGCAGCAGTGCCGCGAGCAGGGCCTTCTGCTGCGGTGAGCCGGTATTGAGCTGCTCCTCGCCTCGCCAGGCGCGGACCGGTCCGAGCACGGTGAAGCGCAAATGCTGGCCTTGCACCTGCTCCTTCTCGCCGGCCATGGTCTCCCCCTGCCTGTGCATCTCAGTCGCACGGGCCAGTTTGCCCTGTCAGGGGCCCCTACGTCAGTAGGGGACGAGTCTCTCCACAAGCCCTTCAGAGTTGTCCGACATCACGTAGGCGACGCACCGTCAGATCGGGGCAGGGAATTCGGCCATGGATCCATTTCCGCGAAGGGCGTCTGATGGCCGATAGTCCGCTCCGGGGTGGGGCATGAGTCCGCAGCGCACGCCGACAGCAGTTCCTGTACTTCCCGGCATTCCGGTGCCTGCGCATGGCGGCAAATCGCGAGCGCCTCGCGCAGGCATTCCCGGGCCCGATCCGTCTGACCTAGTGCGATCAGTGCTTTGCCCAGAATGGTGAGGAAGGAGCCGCGCCGCCGCTCGCCACCGAGCCCGCCCAGGGCGATGGCTCGCTCGGCGTGTTCGGCCGCCTGATCCGGACGGTGCGCGGCGAGTAGAGTTTCGGCCAGCCGGAAATGGGTCATGCCCTCCCAGAGGGATTGACGATTCTCGCGGAAAATGCCGAGCGCCTGGGTGAGGAGATCCAGCGCCTCGTCCAGACTTCCGGTGCGCGTCAGCGCGATGCCCAGGACGTACATGCCATTGGCGAGCCGGAGCGAGGTGCCGAGTCTGCGGTAGATGGACACCGCCTGTTCGGCGAGTTCCACACCGCTTCGTACGCGGCCCGTGTCGAGGTGGAGGCGCGCGAGGTTGGACAGCGCGCTCGCCTCCCCGGCCTCGTTGTCATCGGCGCGGAAGGCTTGGAGCGCCTGGCCGAGGTGGATCTCCGCCTCGTCGTTCCGGCCCTGCTGGAGGGCGATGAGGCTGCGCTGGTTGGGGACGCGGCAGGCAAGCATGGGATCGCGGATGTGTGTCCCCAGCTCCAGGGACCGCCGCAGTTCGGCATCGGCCTGGTCGAGTCGTCCCGTGAGCTGATAAAGGTGGCCCAGTGTCAGCCTCGCATGGCCTTCCGCGCGCACATCGCCGGATTGCCGGGCCGCCTCGCTTATCGCCCTGGCCGCCGCCTCGTACTGGCGCGACTTGGCGCCGGACTCGGCAAGATCCACTGTGGCCATCAGAAGGTCCGCGGCACGGCGGCGGGTGGTTTCGCCGACGCACTGACGGGCGCATGCGATCAGGCAGTCGGCCTCCGCGAAAAGCCAGTCCAGCGCGGCTGCCGAGGAGGTGAAGGACAGCCCCGGGTGGTCGGTGGGCGCCAGGTGTTCCACCGTCCGGTCACCCGGTCGCTCCATGGCGTACACCCGGGCCCCGGTGGCCAGGTAGAAGTCCAACAGCCTGGACAGCGCCGCGCCCCGCTCCGCCTCCGGCTGCTCGTCGCTGTGCGCGCACTCCCAGGCGTAGAGGCGCACCAGGTCATGGAAGCGGTACCGGCCCGGTGTGGCGGATTCCATGAGGGAGATGTCCACGAGCGATCCGAGAAGTCTCTCGGTCTGCCCGATGTCCAGGTCGAGCACCGCGGCGGCGGCCTCCGCGGAGATGTCCGGCCCGGCGGCCAGTCCGAGCAGCCGGAAGCCGCGTGCCTGCTGTGGCTCCAGTTGTCCGTAGCCGAGCTCGAAGGTGGCCTTGACGGCCAGGTCTCCGGCCCGTAGCTCGTCCAGTCTCCGCCGCTCGTCGGCGAGCTTTTCGGCGAGTGCGGACACGGTCCAGGTGCGGCGGGCGGCGAGGCGTGAGCCGGCGATGCGAATGGCCAGCGGCAGGAAACCGCAGGAGGTGACCACGTCCATCACCGCGTCGTGCTCGACGCCGGCCCGCTCCTCGCCGACGATGTGGGCGAAGAGGGCGAACGCTTCGGACGGGGTCATCACGGCGAGGTCGACGAGATGGGACTCCGGCAGGTCCGCCATCCGGGTGCGGCTGGTGACCAGGGCGGCACACGAGGGGGAACCGGGCAGGAGCTGCCGCACCTGGGCGGCGTCGCGGGCGTTGTCGAGCAGGACCAGCACCCGGCGCCGGGCCAGGAGCGAGCGGTAGAGCGTGGCGCGCTCCACGGTGCCGTCGGGAATGACCGAGTCCGGAGTCCCCAGGGCGCGCAGGAACGCGCCCAGCACGGCTTCCGGATCGGCGGGGGAGGCGCCCGCGCCCTGGAGGTCGACATAGAGCTGGCCATCGGGGAAGCGGCTGCGGGCCGTGTGCGAGACGTGGATGGCGAGAGCGGTCTTCCCGATGCCTCCGGTGCCCGATATCGCGAGGACGGGGGCGCGGTCACGATCGAGAACGGCGGCGAGCCGATCGCTCAGCTCATTGACGAAGACGGACCGGCCGGTGAAGTCGGCCACGGCCGCGGGCAGCTGCGCGGGGCGTACGACGGTGGTCCGGCCATGCGCGGAACGCGACGCCGCGGCCGCGGACAGCTCCGAGACGACATCGGAGGGGCGCCCGCGCTCCAACTCCAGTTCGATCCGCGTCCGGCCGAGACCGAGGCCGGGACCCTTGCCAAGGGATACGTCCGCCTCCTCGCCATGCCGGGACCGGTTCGGTACGGACCCGGTGGAACCTTCCTGCCGCCCCAGCCGCTTGTCGCCGACCATGGTGCCCCCCGCACGTGCTCACTCGCTGTACGGCCAGTTTGCCGTGCCAGTGGCCCGTACGTCAGTAAAGAGTGCGATGTGTCTGGCGACGCGTCCCTCGCCGCCGTGAGCTGACGCATCGTCAGATCGGCGCTACGGTGCAGTCATGGAGAGCTTCCCGAAGATAATTTCGGTGGACGACCACACGGTTGAGCCCCCTCACGTCTGGCGGGACCGTCTCCCGTCGAAGTACCGCGACACCGGACCGCGCATCGTCCGGGCCCCGCTGAAGGAGATGACGTTCGTCGGCGGCCGGTTCGCCCCGAAGATGGGCGCTCCCGGGGACGACGGGCCCCTCGCGGACTGGTGGGTGTACGAGGAGCTGCACCGGCCGCTGACCCGGCTGGACACCGCCGTCGGATACGACCGGGACGAGGTGCGGCTGGAGGCCATCACCTACGAGCAGATGCGGCCCGGCTCCTTCTCGGTGCCGGACCGGCTCGCGGACATGGACGTCAACCACGTCCAGTCGGCGCTCTGCTTCCCCACCTTCCCCCGCTTCTGCGGACAGACCTTCACCGAGGCCGCCGACCGCGAGCTGGGACTGCTCGGGGTCCGGGCGTACAACGACTGGATGGTGGAGGAGTGGTGCGGCCCCGAGGCCCGGGGCAGGCTGATCCCGCTGATCATCGTCCCGCTGTGGGACGCCGAACTGGCCGCCGCCGAGGTACGGCGGAACGCGGCGCGCGGGGTGCGTGCCGTCTGCTTCTCGGAGATCCCGCCGAACCTGGGGCTGCCGTCGATCCACACCGACGACTGGGACCCCTTCCTCGCCGCGTGCGACGAGACCGGCACGGTCATCGCGATGCACATCGGCTCCTCCTCCCGGATGCCCTCGACCTCCGCCGACGCGCCCCCGGCGGTCGGCTCCACGATCACCTTCGCCAACTGCTGCTTCTCGATGGTCGACTGGCTGATGAGCGGCAAGTTCGAGCGCTTCCCCCACCTGAAGGTGATGTACGCGGAGGGCCAGATCGGCTGGATTCCCTACATCCTCGAGCGCGCCGACGTGGTGTGGGAGGAGAACCGGGGCTGGGGCGGAGTGGCGGACAAGGTGCTGCGACCGCCGTCCGAGCTGTTCGCGGAGCATGTCTACGGATGCTTCTTCGACGACGCGTTCGGGCTGCGCAATCTCGACGCGATCGGGGTCGGCAACGTGCTGTACGAGACGGACTATCCGCACTCCGACTCCACCTGGCCCGCGTCCCGGGAGGTCGGCGAGGGGCAGATGGGGCATCTGGCGCCGGACGTCGTGGAGCGGATCGTCCGCGGCAACGCGATCGAGCTGCTGGGGCTCACGGCGGAGGGGCTCTGGGCGGGGGCGCCGGGGGTTGGCTGACGGGGGTTGGCTGGCGGGGGCGCGGCGGTACGGAGGTCGGGTGCCCGTGTGTCCGGGTGTCCGGGCGTGCCGGGCGTTACGGGGGAGCGCCCGGCACGCGGGACGCGAGCGCCCCGGACGCGGTCACGTCGACGGGGTGATTCGCGGCCGGGACGAGTCCCCGGCGCACACCCCTTGTCTGATGGCCCGTCAGATACGACGATGTGGCCGACATCTGTTCACGACGATGGCGGTCCACCGACGAGGAGGCCCGGCATGCGTGTCCTGCCCCGGGGCCGGTTGAGCTACGGCATGCAGCTGCCCGTCCAGTCGCAGTCCACCCTCTACGCCGAGGCGTGGGAGGCCGAGGCCGGTCCGGCCGAGCTCCTCGCGGTCGCCCGCGCCGCCGACCGGCTCGGCTTCGCGTACCTCGCCGTCTGCGACCACGTCGCGATCCCGCGGCGGCTGGCCGCCGCGATGGGCACCGTCTGGTACGACCCGGTGGCCACCCTGAGCTGGCTCGCCGCGGCCACCGAGCGGGTGCGGCTGCTCAGCCATGTGGCGGTCGCCGCGCTACGGCATCCGCTGCTGACCGCCAAGCAGTACGCGACGCTGGACCACCTCTCCGGCGGCCGGCTGATCCTCGGGGTCGGGGCCGGGCATGTGCGGGAGGAGTTCGAGGCGCTCGGGGTGGACTTCGCCCGGCGCGGGGCGCTGCTGGACGAGACGGTCGACGCGCTGAAGGCGGCGCTGGGGCCGGAGGAGTTCCCCGGCTTCCGCGGGGAGCGGTTCGCGTTCAGCGGTCTGGGGCAGGCCCCGCGTCCCGTCCAGACGCCGCGGCCCCCGCTGTGGATCGGCGGCTCCTCGCCCGCGGCGGTGCGCCGGGCGGCCGTCCGGGGTGACGGCTGGCTGCCGCAGGGCGACCCCCGGGACCGGCTGCCCGGCCAGATCGCCCGGCTGCGCGCGCTGCGGGAAGCGGCCGGGATCGACGAGCCCGCCGAGATCGGCGCGATCACCGAACCGCTGTACGTGGGGGAGCCCGGCTGGGACGTGGGGCGCCGGACCCTGACCGGCGCGCCGGAGCGGCTGGCCGACAGCCTGCGCGCGTACGCCGCGATGGGGGTGGACCAGATCCAGGTGCGGTTCCGCTGCCGGGACCACGCCGAGCTCACCGACCAGATAGCGGCCTTCGCCACCGATGTCGCCCCGCACCTCGACGACTAGCTCGATGACCTGGCTCGACGACGGGCTCGGACGACTGGCTCGACGACGGGCTCGATGATTAGGGAGAACGGGATGGGCAAGCTGGACGGGCGGGTCGTCCTCATCACCGGGGCGGCGCGCGGGCAGGGGGAACAGGAGGCGCGGCTGTTCGCGGCGGAGGGCGCCCGGGTGGTCCTCGGCGACGTACTGGACGGGCCGGGCGAGGCGCTGGCCGAGGAGCTGGGGGAGCGCGCCCGCTTCGTGCACCTGGACGTGGGCCGGGAGGACGACTGGGCCGCCGCCGTCGCGGCCGCCAAGGACGCCTTCGGCGCGGTGGACGGCCTGGTCAACAACGCCGGCATCCTCCGCTTCAACGAGCTGACCAGCACCCCGCTGGCGGAGTACCTGGAGGTGGTCCAGGTCAACCAGGTCGGGACGTTCCTCGGGATGCGGACGGTGGCGCCGGAGCTGGCGGCGGCGGGCGGCGGGACGATCGTGAACACCGCCTCGTACGTCGCCCTGTCCGGCATGGCCTTCCTCACCTCCTACGCCGCGACGAAGGCGGCGGTGGTGGGGATGACGCGGGTGGCCGCGATGGAGCTCGCGGACAAGGGCATCCGGGTCAACGCGATGTGCCCGGGGGCGATCGACACCCCCATGACCAACCCGGCCCAGCTCGACCCCACCGCCGACAGCGCGGAGGCGTCGGCGGCGGTCGACGAGCTCTACCGCAAGCTGGTGCCGCTGGGCCGGATCGGCCGCCCGGAGGAGGTGGCGCGGCTGGCGCTCTTCCTGTCGTCGGAGGACTCGTCGTACGTGACGGGCCAGCCGTTCGTCGCCGACGGCGGCTGGCTGACCGGCGTCTCGGTCTTCTAGCCGACCACGAGCCGGTCACCCAGTCGACCACGAGTCGGTCTTCCAGTCGACCACGAGAACTGCGACGGTCCCCCCGGCTCCCCCGGCGGCCCTTGACGGTCCATGTCCGCGGTGCCAGAGTCAATCAAAATCTGACGAAGCGTCAGATAGACGTCGTCTGAGGCGGTGAACCTCCATGGAATTCGGACTCTTCGTGCAGGGCTACGTCCCCGAAAGCCGACGCCGAACCGATCCCGAGGCCGAGCACCACGCGCTTGTCGAGGAGACCGAGTACGTCATCCAGGCCGACCGGTCCGGCTTCAAGTACGCATGGGCCTCCGAGCACCACTTCCTGGACGAGTACTCCCACCTCTCCGCGAACGATGTCTTCCTCGGCTACCTAGCCCACGCCACCGAGCGCATCCACCTCGGCTCCGGCATCTTCAACCCGCTGCCGCAGGTCAACCACC is a window from the Streptomyces luomodiensis genome containing:
- a CDS encoding AfsR/SARP family transcriptional regulator, producing MAGEKEQVQGQHLRFTVLGPVRAWRGEEQLNTGSPQQKALLAALLLRGGRTATAPELVDGLWGDDPPDAAIAALRTYASRLRKAFGADSDVLVSESGGYAIRSGAGSLDIDVAEQLAAEAEKAQHSGDRARARELINQALDLWQGEPLAGVPGQYAETQRARLAERHLVLIENRLDLDLSVGLHTEAVSELTALTALHPLRERLRELLMLALYRSGRQAEALAVYNDTRRLLADELGVDPCAALSELHQRILRADAGLALPVEFRADAGPTFVRPAQLPATVSDFTGRTAFVHELSDQLATAEGRVMAVSAVAGIGGVGKTTLAVHVAHAARHHFPDGQLYVDLQGAGPVPAEPEAVLGAFLRALGIPDSSIPDGVDERAALYRSTLDGRRVLALLDNARDAAQVRPLLPGTEGCAALVTSRTRMVDLESAQLVDLDVMSPDEALVLFTRIVGAERVDAEREAAMDVVAACGFLPLAIRIAASRLAARRTWTVAALAHRLGNERRRLDELRAGDLAVKATFELGYGQLEPQQARAFRLLGLADGPDISLAAAAVLLDMETFAAEELLESLVDTSLLESAAPGRYRYHDLVRLYARDCAERDQRSAERDAALARLLDFYLATTAQVYAVERPGDRLVDHLAPTDHPGLTFPNQNAALDWLFSEADCLLACARQSARGATMGKAADLIGAATDLAESGANARRYEAVAAAISQAAHEAGDLLAEGRARTFLAHAYSLAGRYDDAEAQAQSAMALGLATKDPVPTSRVPNQRGIIFTLHRKLPEEAEACFLQAIDAFREDGNRPGEASALCSLSRVHLEMHRMQSAVELAQQALGIFQSLGHILRLANGKYTLGIALTGTGKAVEALEQLTEALALFRQSRQPLWEGMAHQRLAEAHLTMHSPAQAAAHAEQALALRGHGGEWRRAIVLTVLGKALTELGQSERAEACWREALAIHERLGATEATEVQGLLMPAATA
- a CDS encoding ATP-binding protein, which codes for MVGDKRLGRQEGSTGSVPNRSRHGEEADVSLGKGPGLGLGRTRIELELERGRPSDVVSELSAAAASRSAHGRTTVVRPAQLPAAVADFTGRSVFVNELSDRLAAVLDRDRAPVLAISGTGGIGKTALAIHVSHTARSRFPDGQLYVDLQGAGASPADPEAVLGAFLRALGTPDSVIPDGTVERATLYRSLLARRRVLVLLDNARDAAQVRQLLPGSPSCAALVTSRTRMADLPESHLVDLAVMTPSEAFALFAHIVGEERAGVEHDAVMDVVTSCGFLPLAIRIAGSRLAARRTWTVSALAEKLADERRRLDELRAGDLAVKATFELGYGQLEPQQARGFRLLGLAAGPDISAEAAAAVLDLDIGQTERLLGSLVDISLMESATPGRYRFHDLVRLYAWECAHSDEQPEAERGAALSRLLDFYLATGARVYAMERPGDRTVEHLAPTDHPGLSFTSSAAALDWLFAEADCLIACARQCVGETTRRRAADLLMATVDLAESGAKSRQYEAAARAISEAARQSGDVRAEGHARLTLGHLYQLTGRLDQADAELRRSLELGTHIRDPMLACRVPNQRSLIALQQGRNDEAEIHLGQALQAFRADDNEAGEASALSNLARLHLDTGRVRSGVELAEQAVSIYRRLGTSLRLANGMYVLGIALTRTGSLDEALDLLTQALGIFRENRQSLWEGMTHFRLAETLLAAHRPDQAAEHAERAIALGGLGGERRRGSFLTILGKALIALGQTDRARECLREALAICRHAQAPECREVQELLSACAADSCPTPERTIGHQTPFAEMDPWPNSLPRSDGASPT
- a CDS encoding amidohydrolase family protein, producing the protein MESFPKIISVDDHTVEPPHVWRDRLPSKYRDTGPRIVRAPLKEMTFVGGRFAPKMGAPGDDGPLADWWVYEELHRPLTRLDTAVGYDRDEVRLEAITYEQMRPGSFSVPDRLADMDVNHVQSALCFPTFPRFCGQTFTEAADRELGLLGVRAYNDWMVEEWCGPEARGRLIPLIIVPLWDAELAAAEVRRNAARGVRAVCFSEIPPNLGLPSIHTDDWDPFLAACDETGTVIAMHIGSSSRMPSTSADAPPAVGSTITFANCCFSMVDWLMSGKFERFPHLKVMYAEGQIGWIPYILERADVVWEENRGWGGVADKVLRPPSELFAEHVYGCFFDDAFGLRNLDAIGVGNVLYETDYPHSDSTWPASREVGEGQMGHLAPDVVERIVRGNAIELLGLTAEGLWAGAPGVG
- a CDS encoding LLM class F420-dependent oxidoreductase, giving the protein MRVLPRGRLSYGMQLPVQSQSTLYAEAWEAEAGPAELLAVARAADRLGFAYLAVCDHVAIPRRLAAAMGTVWYDPVATLSWLAAATERVRLLSHVAVAALRHPLLTAKQYATLDHLSGGRLILGVGAGHVREEFEALGVDFARRGALLDETVDALKAALGPEEFPGFRGERFAFSGLGQAPRPVQTPRPPLWIGGSSPAAVRRAAVRGDGWLPQGDPRDRLPGQIARLRALREAAGIDEPAEIGAITEPLYVGEPGWDVGRRTLTGAPERLADSLRAYAAMGVDQIQVRFRCRDHAELTDQIAAFATDVAPHLDD
- a CDS encoding SDR family NAD(P)-dependent oxidoreductase, which encodes MGKLDGRVVLITGAARGQGEQEARLFAAEGARVVLGDVLDGPGEALAEELGERARFVHLDVGREDDWAAAVAAAKDAFGAVDGLVNNAGILRFNELTSTPLAEYLEVVQVNQVGTFLGMRTVAPELAAAGGGTIVNTASYVALSGMAFLTSYAATKAAVVGMTRVAAMELADKGIRVNAMCPGAIDTPMTNPAQLDPTADSAEASAAVDELYRKLVPLGRIGRPEEVARLALFLSSEDSSYVTGQPFVADGGWLTGVSVF